One window of the Triticum dicoccoides isolate Atlit2015 ecotype Zavitan chromosome 3B, WEW_v2.0, whole genome shotgun sequence genome contains the following:
- the LOC119275606 gene encoding auxin response factor 1-like, producing MGRAQQQTLTQGEHHPVPRPDQLLLPPSLSPRPHSSFPPGEDRTAEPVHHQPTATRVAMAQPGRGRDPELFAELWRACAGPLVEVPQRGERVFYFLQGHLEQLQEPTDSALLAEQIKMFQVPYKILCKVVNVELKAEAETDEVYAQITLQPESDQDNLPLICDPILPETPRPVVHTFCKILTPSDTSTHGGFSVLRRHANECLPPLDMAMPTPTQEIISKDLHGSEWRFKHIYRGQPRRHLLTTGWSTFVTSKKLMAGDAFVYLRSETGEQRVGVRRLVQKQSTMPASVISSQSMHLGVLASASHALKTNSIFVVYYRPRLSQSQYIVSVNKYLQASKTGFTVGMRFRMNFEAEDVPVKKFFGTIVGDGDLSPQWSGSEWKSLKVQWDDSVAICNGPERVSPWEIDSSDGSSPAISALLQSSAKNKRPREANENFDLPSQEPTQEFWLSGMTQQHERTYVGSSDPNRISGYHQILWPSSEPAGYGAMSSSSVCQTPLGLGDGWPKDFNPSSQGVSPTLSEITQKLNRVASSEGRAPPPWATALCGGYRAEEPTSKLSCNTTLPLPEQVAPYLPKVAEKAKEPGVVRLFGVNLMENTNNAAAPTAGNASAGAGETSARVAGSVEGSGQLSAFSKVTKVANESPREIQSQQSNIGRNRVKVQMHGNAVGRAVDLASLDGYEGLTSELEQMFEIKDIKQNFKVAFTDNEGDTMKVGDDPWMEFCRMVRKIVIYPIEDDKNMDPRQRSVLAAAPDPDPKANL from the exons ATGGGGCGAGCCCAACAACAAACACTGACACAAGGAGAACACCACCCGGTTCCCAGACCAGACcaactcctcctccctccctccctctctccccgcccCCACTCCTCCTTCCCTCCCGGGGAGGACAGGACAGCAGAGCCCGTCCACCACCAACCCACCGCCACCCGCGTCGCCATGGCGCAGCCTG GGCGGGGACGcgacccggagctgttcgcggagcTGTGGCGCGCCTGCGCCGGGCCGCTGGTGGAGGTGCCGCAGCGCGGCGAGAGGGTCTTCTACTTCCTCCAGGGACACCTGGAGCAG CTGCAAGAGCCGACGGACTCGGCGCTGCTGGCCGAGCAAATCAAGATGTTCCAGGTGCCCTACAAGATCCTCTGCAAGGTCGTCAACGTCGAGCTCAAG GCCGAGGCGGAGACGGACGAGGTGTACGCGCAGATCACCCTGCAGCCGGAATCTGAC CAAGACAACCTGCCCCTCATCTGCGACCCAATTCTGCCGGAGACGCCCCGGCCAGTGGTGCACACCTTCTGCAAGATCCTGACGCCGTCCGACACCAGCACCCACGGCGGCTTCTCCGTGCTCCGCCGCCACGCCAACGAGTGTCTCCCGCCGCTG GACATGGCGATGCCGACACCGACTCAGGAGATCATCTCCAAGGACCTCCATGGATCTGAGTGGAGGTTTAAACACATCTACAGAG GTCAACCCCGCAGGCACCTTCTGACGACCGGATGGAGCACATTCGTCACATCAAAGAAGCTGATGGCTGGCGATGCCTTTGTCTACCTAAG GAGTGAGACAGGAGAGCAGCGTGTCGGAGTGAGGCGCCTTGTGCAGAAGCAAAGCACGATGCCGGCGTCCGTTATATCAAGCCAGAGCATGCATCTCGGGGTGCTTGCAAGTGCATCTCATGCTCTCAAGACCAACTCCATCTTCGTGGTCTACTACAGGCCCAG GTTAAGCCAGAGCCAGTACATTGTCAGCGTGAACAAGTACCTTCAAGCTAGTAAGACTGGATTTACTGTGGGCATGAGGTTCAGGATGAACTTCGAAGCAGAAGATGTCCCTGTGAAGAA GTTTTTTGGGACTATAGTTGGTGATGGTGATCTTTCTCCACAGTGGTCAGGTTCTGAATGGAAGTCACTCAAG GTCCAATGGGATGACTCGGTCGCAATTTGCAACGGCCCTGAGAGGGTTTCTCCTTGGGAAATTGACTCATCTGATGGCTCCTCACCTGCCATCAGTGCACTGCTGCAATCATCGGCGAAGAACAAGCGTCCAAGGGAGGCAAATGAAAACTTTGATCTTCCATCACAGG AGCCGACTCAGGAGTTTTGGCTGTCTGGAATGACACAGCAGCATGAGAGGACATATGTTGGTTCTAGTGACCCCAACCGTATCTCTGGGTATCATCAAATTCTTTGGCCAAGCAGTGAACCCGCAGGGTATGGTGCCATGAGCAGCAGTTCGGTTTGTCAAACTCCATTGGGGCTTGGTGATGGTTGGCCCAAGGATTTCAACCCTTCAAGCCAGGGGGTCTCCCCTACCCTGTCAGAGATTACTCAGAAGCTGAATCGGGTTGCCAGCAGTGAAGgaagagctcctcctccttgggctACTGCACTTTGTGGTGGTTACCGGGCTGAGGAACCTACTTCCAAGCTGTCCTGCAACACTACTCTGCCTCTGCCTGAACAGGTTGCACCATATCTGCCCAAAGTAGCTGAAAAGGCCAAGGAACCCGGTGTGGTTCGTCTGTTTGGTGTGAATTTGATGGAGAACACCAACAATGCTGCTGCTCCTACTGCTGGCAACGCAAGTGCCGGAGCCGGAGAAACTTCAGCTAGAGTTGCTGGTTCTGTTGAAGGCTCTGGTCAGCTGTCAGCATTTTCAAAAGTAACAAAAGTTGCGAACGAGAGCCCCCGAGAAATCCAAAGCCAACAGAGTAATATTGGAAGGAACCGTGTTAAG GTTCAAATGCATGGAAATGCTGTGGGTAGAGCTGTGGATCTAGCAAGTCTGGATGGGTATGAGGGGCTGACCAGTGAACTGGAACAGATGTTCGAGATAAAGGACATCAAACAGAACTTTAAAGTGGCATTCACCGACAACGAAGGTGACACCATGAAAGTCGGAGATGATCCCTGGAT GGAGTTTTGCCGTATGGTGAGGAAGATAGTGATCTATCCCATTGAAGATGACAAGAACATGGATCCTCGTCAGAGGTCGGTCTTAGCTGCTGCTCCAGATCCGGATCCCAAGGCTAACCTTTAG